Proteins encoded within one genomic window of Rubripirellula tenax:
- a CDS encoding aldo/keto reductase produces the protein MHTRPLGTDGPQVSEIGFGAWAIGGGWGDQDDTTSIRALNTAIDRGVNFIDTAAGYGDGHSERLIAEVIKTRKESVMVATKTPPAPGPWPPSPYCRWQDRYSAAYLRDNIHQRLTNLGTDRLDLLQLHTWTRAWNDDPQPLLVLRQMREEGKIGLIGVSTPEQDQSSVIQLMRDGLVDVIQIIYNLFQQEPVAQILPVAAETGTGVIVRVALDEGALAGKYAADHVFPEDDFRSRYFAGDRMRRTVDRVDKIREDAKTFGIDQEYSLADVALKFALARPEVSTVIAGMRSVAQVEQNTRTSRLRDLSEDMLLQLRRHHWHRGVWYSGKD, from the coding sequence ATGCACACACGTCCGCTTGGCACCGACGGGCCACAAGTTTCCGAAATTGGGTTCGGTGCTTGGGCCATCGGCGGGGGTTGGGGCGATCAAGATGACACAACGTCGATCCGAGCTCTCAACACAGCGATCGATCGCGGCGTCAACTTCATTGATACGGCGGCGGGTTACGGTGACGGACACAGCGAGCGACTGATCGCCGAAGTCATCAAGACGCGAAAAGAGTCCGTGATGGTCGCCACCAAAACGCCGCCGGCACCGGGACCTTGGCCGCCCAGCCCGTATTGTCGGTGGCAAGATCGCTATTCGGCCGCTTATCTCCGTGACAACATCCATCAACGGCTGACCAATCTAGGGACGGATCGTTTGGATCTTTTGCAACTTCATACATGGACGCGTGCCTGGAACGATGATCCGCAACCGCTGTTGGTTCTTCGTCAAATGCGAGAGGAAGGCAAGATCGGACTGATCGGCGTCAGCACGCCCGAGCAGGATCAATCCAGTGTCATCCAATTGATGCGTGACGGATTGGTCGACGTGATTCAAATCATCTACAACCTGTTCCAGCAGGAACCCGTGGCGCAAATCTTGCCCGTTGCGGCCGAAACGGGAACCGGCGTGATTGTCCGCGTCGCCCTCGATGAAGGCGCGTTAGCGGGTAAGTATGCGGCCGACCATGTCTTCCCCGAGGACGATTTTCGCAGCCGCTATTTCGCGGGTGATCGCATGCGGCGAACCGTGGATCGCGTCGACAAGATTCGCGAAGACGCAAAGACATTCGGAATCGACCAAGAGTATTCGCTGGCCGACGTCGCGCTCAAGTTCGCTTTGGCTCGCCCGGAAGTCAGCACCGTGATCGCCGGCATGCGATCGGTCGCCCAAGTCGAACAAAACACACGAACCAGCCGACTGCGTGATCTGTCCGAAGACATGTTGTTGCAGTTGCGTCGACACCATTGGCACCGTGGCGTCTGGTACAGCGGCAAGGATTGA
- the bshB1 gene encoding bacillithiol biosynthesis deacetylase BshB1 yields the protein MSIPIHTCPPAELPACEPLDILVVAPHPDDAELGMGGTIAKMISEGMRVGVLDLTTGEPTPHGSESIRRQETCVATDALALTWRGNAGLPNRMLVHTLEARALVASYFRMLRPRWIFAPYWTDAHPDHVAATEIVEAARFWAKLSKTDMPGERFHPERIYYYFCIHLRLAIDPDWIVDISDHWPAKLASIQAYHSQFIVGRPTDPPTMIDQLHHEAANWGRIINRRYGEPFATKEPLAMKSIRDLI from the coding sequence ATGTCGATTCCCATTCACACTTGTCCGCCCGCCGAACTTCCCGCTTGCGAACCGCTTGATATTTTGGTCGTTGCACCGCATCCCGATGATGCCGAACTTGGCATGGGTGGAACGATCGCCAAAATGATCAGCGAAGGAATGCGGGTCGGCGTTTTGGACCTGACGACCGGCGAACCCACTCCGCACGGCAGCGAATCGATTCGCCGCCAAGAAACTTGCGTCGCGACGGACGCCCTTGCATTGACCTGGCGCGGCAATGCCGGCTTGCCCAATCGCATGTTGGTTCACACGTTGGAAGCTCGCGCGCTGGTTGCCAGCTATTTTCGGATGCTTCGACCTCGTTGGATCTTCGCACCCTATTGGACCGACGCGCACCCCGATCACGTCGCCGCGACCGAGATCGTCGAAGCGGCTCGGTTCTGGGCCAAACTCAGCAAAACCGACATGCCCGGCGAACGGTTTCATCCCGAGCGGATTTACTACTACTTCTGCATCCACTTGCGATTGGCGATCGATCCAGATTGGATCGTCGACATCAGCGATCACTGGCCGGCCAAGCTGGCTTCGATCCAAGCCTACCACAGCCAATTCATCGTGGGCCGACCAACCGACCCACCGACGATGATCGACCAACTGCATCACGAAGCGGCCAACTGGGGCCGCATCATCAACCGTCGCTATGGCGAACCATTCGCGACGAAAGAACCGTTGGCCATGAAGTCGATTCGCGATCTGATTTAG
- a CDS encoding glycosyltransferase, whose translation MTKYPPIPRLSIVVPVGCDAAAFEATLVSVLENQPDGSEVIVCHDGDYDDPFSLAGEVRFVTAASNDLVDAVSAGATAAHGRFVHVLADGLRATDGWADSALEKFEHHDAGVVAPVIRSGLDQVILGAGWHDSADRLCKANASGKRKVSAGRKNIGAYLTASFWRRDLLRSLGKSCDLRDELEACYAYEWMSRDAGWRCVLADESNVISDHDSINGDESSWSRGTRLRAIRSSFQTGGWSKACKASMIATIANGFRPSMFAESIGQVFAPLSEASITKSLRPQDVVASDDGGAAMIHRMPERSFDVSRRAA comes from the coding sequence GTGACGAAATACCCTCCGATCCCGCGATTGTCGATTGTCGTTCCCGTTGGTTGCGACGCTGCGGCATTCGAAGCGACGCTGGTCAGCGTGCTAGAGAATCAGCCCGACGGCAGCGAAGTCATCGTTTGCCATGACGGCGACTATGACGACCCTTTCTCGTTGGCAGGTGAAGTCCGTTTCGTAACGGCAGCATCGAACGACTTGGTCGATGCCGTATCGGCCGGAGCAACGGCGGCGCACGGCAGATTCGTACACGTCTTGGCGGACGGATTACGTGCGACAGACGGTTGGGCGGACTCAGCGCTCGAAAAGTTTGAACATCACGACGCAGGCGTTGTCGCGCCCGTCATCCGCAGCGGCCTTGATCAAGTCATTTTGGGCGCCGGATGGCACGATTCCGCCGACCGACTTTGCAAAGCCAATGCGTCAGGCAAACGAAAGGTCTCGGCCGGGCGAAAGAACATCGGCGCCTATTTGACCGCGTCTTTTTGGCGCCGCGATCTGCTGCGTTCTTTGGGCAAGTCGTGTGACCTTCGCGATGAACTCGAAGCCTGCTACGCCTACGAATGGATGTCACGTGACGCCGGTTGGCGTTGTGTGCTGGCCGATGAAAGCAACGTCATCAGCGACCACGACTCAATCAACGGCGATGAATCGTCATGGTCGCGTGGGACCCGTTTGCGGGCGATCCGTAGCAGCTTCCAAACCGGCGGTTGGTCCAAGGCTTGCAAGGCATCGATGATTGCTACGATCGCCAACGGGTTTCGCCCGTCTATGTTTGCCGAATCGATCGGTCAAGTGTTTGCACCCCTGTCGGAAGCCAGCATCACGAAATCGCTGCGTCCGCAGGACGTGGTCGCGTCTGACGACGGCGGGGCCGCGATGATTCACCGGATGCCGGAGCGGTCGTTCGACGTTTCACGTCGTGCTGCCTAG
- a CDS encoding pentapeptide repeat-containing protein produces MTREQFIAEYAAGRRDFTKLDIGDRIDLSDVNLSGADFSECWLEASFDNADLSNARLTKANLKCSSFVNAKLTGADFRGSALCAADFTGAVFDGAMFEDAYMYGYTFAKDEQPVA; encoded by the coding sequence ATGACACGCGAGCAGTTCATCGCTGAATACGCTGCGGGCCGTCGCGACTTCACCAAGCTTGACATTGGTGACCGCATCGACCTATCGGACGTCAACTTGTCCGGCGCGGACTTCTCGGAATGCTGGCTCGAAGCGTCTTTCGACAATGCCGATCTCAGCAACGCTCGGCTTACGAAGGCGAACCTCAAATGCTCCTCGTTCGTCAATGCAAAACTGACCGGTGCCGACTTCCGTGGCTCCGCTCTCTGCGCTGCTGACTTCACGGGGGCCGTATTTGATGGTGCAATGTTCGAGGATGCATACATGTACGGCTACACGTTCGCCAAGGACGAGCAGCCAGTGGCCTGA
- a CDS encoding inositol monophosphatase family protein, with translation MKTDNEILMVAKTAAKLGGDILMKYWRDGVEMRDKSAVGGKTYDLVSDADVESENEITRYLKTEFPDHEILGEEGQLGDVNAEHLWIIDPLDGTNNFAHHVPHFAVSIAYYHRGEAVVGAVLNPVRDEQYTAVRGGGAYFGDQPIRVCESAKLAQTLVGCGFYYDRGEMMRSTLRAIEDFFGHDIHGIRRFGTASLDLCQVACGQFGGFFEYQLSPWDFAAGALVVREAGGKITDGKGAPLTIGKSRTIGKSRTIGKSSVVASNTRLHDAMVDITSRYHP, from the coding sequence ATGAAAACAGACAACGAAATTTTGATGGTCGCCAAGACCGCCGCCAAGCTGGGCGGCGACATTTTGATGAAGTATTGGCGTGACGGCGTCGAGATGCGAGACAAGTCGGCCGTCGGCGGAAAAACGTATGACTTGGTCAGCGACGCGGACGTGGAATCCGAGAATGAAATCACGCGCTACCTGAAAACCGAATTCCCCGATCACGAAATCTTGGGCGAAGAGGGCCAACTTGGTGACGTCAACGCAGAACATCTTTGGATCATCGATCCGCTTGACGGTACAAACAATTTCGCCCACCACGTACCTCACTTTGCCGTTTCGATCGCGTATTACCATCGGGGCGAAGCCGTCGTCGGCGCCGTGCTGAATCCGGTTCGTGATGAACAGTACACCGCAGTGCGTGGCGGCGGCGCTTACTTTGGCGACCAGCCGATCCGCGTATGCGAATCTGCGAAGCTGGCCCAAACGCTTGTCGGATGCGGTTTTTACTATGACCGCGGCGAGATGATGCGATCGACCTTGCGCGCGATCGAAGATTTTTTTGGTCACGACATTCACGGCATTCGTCGCTTTGGCACCGCGTCGCTGGACCTGTGCCAAGTCGCGTGCGGCCAGTTCGGTGGTTTCTTTGAGTACCAGTTGTCGCCATGGGACTTCGCCGCCGGTGCGTTGGTCGTACGCGAGGCCGGCGGAAAAATCACCGACGGAAAAGGGGCGCCCCTGACCATCGGTAAATCGAGGACCATCGGTAAATCGAGGACCATCGGTAAATCGAGCGTCGTCGCCAGCAACACTCGCCTGCACGATGCCATGGTCGACATCACGTCGCGCTACCATCCCTAG
- the pepF gene encoding oligoendopeptidase F produces MSTAAPAKLPARSEVPAQDCWDLSSLFTGDEGWESDFNLLESKIPRFETFRGRLGESAATLAEALNFDNEFDLIAERLGTYAFLKTTEDQGDSKYQGMKSRFQNLAVRAGQAASYMRPELLALDAAAMATLIEDPAVAPFKLQLERLVRFRPHTLTDNEERLLAMQGEMASAAGNAFRQLNDADLRFGEIEDHKGRTVELSHATFGQLLISPERKVRCGAFHQYYKQFAEHENTFAATLCGSVQRDVYYAKARNYDSSLQSALFPDNVPVDVYDNLISAVRGSLPAVHHYLDVRRRKMGLKDIHHYDTYVPILSNIEKHHTWDQAVDVVLESLKPLGEEYTTTLAKGLRGRWSDRYPNRGKQSGAFSCGSFAGDPYILMNFKPEVLNDVFTLTHEAGHSMHSWYSSRNQPFQYYNYTIFVAEVASTFNEQLLTDHLIKNAADDNERAYLINNELDSIRATVVRQTMFAEFEKKTHEMAEAGEPLTVASFRAAYRELLEAYFGPDFVIDKELELECFRIPHFYRAFYVYKYATGLSAAVALSRRVLEGGPAELSDYLSFLKGGCSKDPLDLLRDAGVDMTSPEPVAKTLEHFRTLTEELDQLL; encoded by the coding sequence ATGAGTACCGCCGCCCCTGCCAAGCTGCCCGCACGAAGTGAAGTTCCGGCCCAAGATTGTTGGGACCTTTCCAGCCTGTTTACCGGCGACGAGGGATGGGAGAGCGATTTCAATCTCTTGGAGTCAAAGATTCCCAGGTTCGAAACGTTCCGTGGCCGACTGGGCGAATCGGCGGCGACGTTAGCCGAGGCACTGAATTTCGACAACGAATTCGACCTGATCGCCGAACGGCTTGGCACTTATGCGTTCCTGAAGACGACCGAGGACCAGGGTGACAGCAAGTACCAGGGCATGAAGTCGCGGTTCCAAAACTTGGCCGTCCGGGCCGGACAAGCCGCCAGCTACATGCGCCCCGAACTGCTTGCCCTCGACGCCGCGGCGATGGCGACGTTGATCGAAGACCCGGCCGTCGCGCCGTTCAAACTGCAATTGGAACGCCTGGTCCGGTTCCGACCTCACACGCTTACCGATAACGAAGAACGCTTGTTAGCGATGCAAGGCGAAATGGCCTCGGCCGCCGGCAATGCCTTTCGCCAACTCAACGATGCCGATTTACGTTTCGGCGAAATTGAAGATCACAAAGGTCGAACCGTCGAACTGTCGCACGCCACGTTCGGCCAGTTGCTGATCAGCCCCGAACGCAAGGTCCGTTGTGGTGCGTTTCATCAGTACTACAAGCAATTCGCCGAACACGAAAACACATTCGCCGCGACGTTGTGCGGATCGGTTCAGCGAGACGTCTACTATGCCAAGGCAAGAAACTACGACAGCAGCCTGCAATCCGCGTTGTTCCCCGACAACGTTCCCGTCGACGTGTACGACAACTTGATTTCGGCAGTCCGCGGTTCACTGCCGGCCGTCCATCACTACTTGGACGTTCGCCGCCGCAAGATGGGTCTTAAAGACATCCATCACTACGACACGTACGTGCCGATCCTGTCGAACATTGAAAAGCACCACACTTGGGACCAAGCAGTCGATGTCGTCCTTGAATCACTAAAACCACTCGGTGAAGAATACACGACCACCCTGGCAAAGGGACTTCGCGGACGCTGGTCGGATCGCTATCCCAATCGCGGCAAGCAATCCGGTGCATTCAGTTGTGGTTCGTTCGCGGGCGATCCCTACATCCTGATGAATTTTAAGCCGGAAGTGCTTAACGACGTATTCACGTTGACGCACGAAGCCGGTCACTCGATGCACAGTTGGTATTCGTCGCGAAATCAACCGTTCCAGTACTACAACTACACGATCTTTGTCGCCGAAGTCGCCAGCACGTTCAACGAACAATTGTTGACCGACCACTTGATCAAGAACGCAGCCGACGACAACGAACGGGCGTACTTGATTAACAATGAACTGGACAGCATCCGAGCCACGGTGGTTCGACAAACCATGTTCGCCGAATTCGAAAAGAAGACGCACGAAATGGCCGAAGCGGGCGAACCGCTGACCGTCGCCTCGTTCCGCGCCGCTTACCGCGAATTGCTTGAGGCCTACTTCGGTCCCGACTTTGTCATCGACAAAGAATTGGAACTGGAGTGCTTCCGCATTCCACACTTCTATCGCGCTTTCTATGTTTACAAGTATGCGACGGGCCTGAGCGCCGCGGTCGCCCTTTCACGACGGGTCTTGGAAGGCGGTCCGGCGGAACTGAGCGACTACCTGTCGTTCTTGAAGGGCGGTTGCAGCAAAGATCCGCTCGATCTGCTGCGCGACGCCGGCGTCGATATGACCAGCCCCGAACCGGTCGCAAAAACGCTGGAACACTTCCGAACCTTGACCGAAGAACTCGACCAATTGCTGTAA
- a CDS encoding cytochrome-c peroxidase, protein MLRCEERFRNRFLVGGIAALTLTISLNRLSVAATNSQTKPAKSDSVTLGDPELTQGIPGVALLTEDQIAQWLGDPANHVPLKVSLPSGLDAAAANIYIPEDNPMTRAKIELGRQLYFDERLSSDNTVSCASCHDPAQGYGAEMQFGVGVRGQQGGRNSPVSFNRILSKAQFWDGRAASLEDQAVGPIANAIEMGNTHDASVATVKSIPGYRMQFEKIFDDGLNIENVGKALATFERAIVTGPMPYDAYDQVVKFEKTFADDLEYLDEEPELKAKYTALKSAADAMPMSDSAKRGMALFSGKANCTACHAGANFTDEQYHNLGVGMDAEKPDLGRFDQTGDVKDRGAFKTPTLRNVAFTAPYMHDGSQATLEEVVDWYNKGGHPNPQLSDKMKPLNLTAQEQADVVAFMAEGLQGDFPIVSQARLPQ, encoded by the coding sequence ATGTTGCGATGTGAAGAGCGTTTTCGAAATAGATTCTTGGTCGGCGGTATCGCAGCACTGACGTTGACTATCAGCCTGAATAGACTTTCGGTTGCTGCGACAAACAGTCAAACGAAACCAGCAAAGAGCGACTCCGTCACCCTGGGTGATCCGGAATTGACGCAAGGGATCCCCGGAGTGGCTCTGTTGACCGAAGATCAGATCGCGCAGTGGCTTGGCGATCCAGCCAATCACGTGCCGTTGAAGGTATCGTTGCCATCCGGATTGGACGCCGCAGCGGCGAACATCTACATCCCCGAAGACAACCCGATGACGCGGGCCAAGATCGAACTGGGGCGCCAACTTTATTTCGACGAACGTCTTTCGTCTGACAACACGGTTTCGTGTGCTTCGTGTCACGATCCGGCGCAAGGTTACGGCGCCGAGATGCAATTCGGTGTCGGCGTGCGTGGGCAACAGGGCGGGCGCAACTCACCCGTGTCGTTCAACCGAATTCTAAGCAAAGCCCAGTTTTGGGATGGGCGGGCCGCATCCTTGGAGGACCAAGCCGTCGGGCCGATTGCCAATGCGATCGAAATGGGCAACACGCACGATGCCAGCGTTGCGACCGTGAAATCGATTCCCGGCTACCGGATGCAGTTCGAAAAAATCTTTGATGACGGGTTGAACATCGAAAATGTCGGCAAGGCATTGGCGACGTTCGAGCGCGCGATCGTGACCGGACCGATGCCCTATGACGCATACGACCAAGTCGTGAAGTTCGAAAAAACGTTCGCCGACGATTTGGAGTATTTGGACGAAGAGCCCGAGTTGAAGGCGAAGTACACGGCGCTGAAGTCCGCGGCCGATGCCATGCCAATGAGCGATTCGGCCAAACGCGGGATGGCATTGTTCAGCGGCAAAGCGAACTGCACCGCTTGTCATGCCGGCGCGAATTTTACGGACGAACAGTACCACAACCTGGGCGTCGGAATGGACGCCGAAAAACCAGATCTGGGTCGCTTTGATCAGACCGGTGATGTCAAAGATCGAGGCGCGTTCAAGACGCCGACCCTGCGCAACGTCGCCTTCACGGCGCCCTACATGCACGACGGAAGCCAAGCCACGTTGGAAGAAGTCGTCGACTGGTACAACAAGGGCGGTCACCCCAATCCCCAGCTTAGCGACAAGATGAAACCGTTGAACTTGACGGCACAAGAACAAGCCGATGTTGTTGCGTTCATGGCCGAAGGACTGCAAGGCGACTTCCCCATCGTCAGCCAAGCACGGTTGCCCCAGTAA
- a CDS encoding DNA-3-methyladenine glycosylase family protein, whose amino-acid sequence MRIILEQQVSLASAKSTFDRLAAACDGSVTASRVQELGYDDLRSIGFSRQKARYAIALADDVIATRIRLRSLRHATDDEVRQAITARLGLGDWSADVFMMMALGRPDILPIGDLALVKGIAELDGIDYPDKSSIIRRAEPWQPYRSVATRMVWQNYLDRRKP is encoded by the coding sequence GTGCGAATCATCTTGGAACAACAAGTCTCGTTGGCGTCGGCCAAGAGCACTTTCGATCGGCTGGCGGCCGCTTGCGATGGCAGCGTTACGGCATCGCGAGTCCAAGAGCTGGGCTATGACGACCTGCGATCGATCGGCTTCAGTCGACAAAAGGCACGCTATGCGATCGCCCTGGCCGATGACGTGATCGCCACACGCATCCGCCTGAGATCGCTGCGTCACGCAACTGACGACGAAGTTCGCCAAGCCATCACGGCGCGACTCGGACTGGGGGACTGGTCCGCCGATGTTTTCATGATGATGGCGTTGGGCCGCCCCGACATTCTGCCGATCGGGGATCTCGCGCTCGTCAAGGGAATCGCGGAACTGGACGGCATCGATTACCCGGACAAGTCTTCGATCATCCGCCGCGCCGAACCATGGCAACCGTACCGAAGCGTTGCGACTCGAATGGTGTGGCAAAACTATCTCGACCGCCGCAAACCCTAG
- a CDS encoding ABC transporter ATP-binding protein: MKNFGRVLAMAAKRRWSLVGILATSLLVAVLWGANIGAIYPLVEVVFEGKSFPTYTAEKIASANEQIEAFDDEIVLLDEQIASAEADKSSPLIVRRDTAEAKRKATADGVYYLAKFKPTIDRYAPRGPYQTLLLVMGFLIIGTLVKLTALSVNLMLVQFVAEKVSLELRAVFFRKALHLDLDSFGENGSADLTSRLTNDISNVTAGLTVLLGRLIREPLKMAVCFAGAMYVCPRLLLLVMVVTPVVALVMNYLSKAIRRASRKLMEEMSTLYGMLNDSFSGIRVVKAFTTQGFERARFNKATQSLYRKSMKMAFYNTLARSSSEMLGICTVSLAILAGGYLVVNQQTHLLGIRMTTNPLSVGEVLTFFAMLIGASDPAKKLSDVWSGLQRGIAATDRVFTVIDKEVRVKEPTSAREPMRPHGKIVFENIAYQYPSGPIVLRGIDLTIRHGETIAVVGPNGSGKSTIVNLLCRFDDPQSGTVFMDDVPLDQMRTRDLRKRIALVTQRTVLFDDTIENNIRYGCPGADAHAVVRAAKLAFADDFIHRKMPDGYQTVLGAGGMRLSGGQMQRIALARAFLRDPDILILDEATSQIDLESEQLIHQALAKFLIDRTGVMITHRPTSLAMADRIVVIDGGLVADEGQHGDVLKRNRFYQSLCGTEFRKSA; the protein is encoded by the coding sequence ATGAAAAACTTTGGACGTGTTCTTGCGATGGCGGCGAAACGACGGTGGTCGTTGGTCGGTATTTTGGCAACATCGTTGTTGGTCGCCGTGCTTTGGGGAGCCAACATCGGTGCGATCTATCCGCTTGTCGAAGTCGTTTTCGAAGGCAAATCGTTCCCGACCTACACCGCTGAAAAGATTGCGAGCGCCAACGAACAAATCGAAGCGTTCGACGACGAAATCGTGCTGCTGGATGAACAGATCGCAAGCGCCGAAGCTGACAAGTCTTCACCGCTGATTGTTCGCCGCGACACCGCCGAAGCCAAGCGGAAAGCGACTGCCGATGGCGTCTATTACCTGGCGAAATTCAAGCCCACCATCGATCGTTACGCGCCGCGCGGTCCCTATCAAACACTTTTGCTGGTGATGGGGTTTCTGATCATCGGGACGTTGGTGAAGCTGACCGCTTTGTCGGTGAACCTGATGTTGGTTCAGTTCGTTGCCGAGAAAGTTTCCCTTGAATTGCGCGCGGTGTTTTTCCGCAAGGCGCTCCATCTCGATCTCGATTCGTTCGGCGAAAACGGTTCAGCCGATTTGACGTCGCGTTTGACCAATGATATCTCCAACGTGACCGCCGGTTTGACCGTCTTGCTGGGACGACTGATTCGCGAACCGTTGAAGATGGCCGTCTGCTTCGCGGGCGCCATGTATGTTTGCCCGCGTCTGTTGCTGCTAGTTATGGTGGTGACACCCGTGGTAGCGCTAGTGATGAACTACCTGAGCAAAGCGATTCGGCGAGCAAGTCGAAAGTTGATGGAAGAAATGAGCACGCTGTACGGCATGCTGAACGATTCGTTTTCAGGCATCCGCGTGGTCAAAGCGTTTACGACCCAAGGTTTTGAACGGGCGCGGTTCAACAAAGCAACGCAATCGTTGTATCGCAAATCGATGAAGATGGCGTTCTACAACACGTTGGCCCGAAGCAGCAGCGAGATGCTAGGAATCTGTACGGTCTCGCTAGCGATTTTGGCGGGCGGCTATCTGGTCGTGAATCAACAAACGCATCTGCTTGGCATTCGCATGACGACCAATCCGCTAAGCGTTGGCGAAGTGCTGACGTTCTTTGCGATGTTGATCGGGGCTTCGGACCCGGCGAAGAAGCTTTCCGACGTATGGAGCGGACTGCAACGCGGCATCGCGGCGACCGACCGAGTGTTCACCGTCATCGACAAGGAAGTTCGGGTCAAAGAACCCACATCCGCTCGCGAGCCAATGCGACCGCACGGAAAGATCGTGTTCGAAAACATCGCTTACCAATACCCCTCGGGCCCGATCGTGCTGCGCGGTATCGACTTGACGATTCGGCATGGCGAAACAATTGCAGTCGTCGGTCCCAACGGCAGCGGAAAGAGCACGATCGTCAATCTTTTGTGCCGTTTCGACGACCCACAATCGGGAACCGTATTCATGGACGACGTTCCGCTGGACCAAATGCGGACTCGCGATCTTCGCAAACGCATTGCGTTGGTGACGCAGCGGACGGTGTTGTTCGACGATACGATCGAGAACAACATTCGGTACGGATGCCCCGGCGCCGACGCGCACGCGGTGGTTCGGGCCGCGAAGTTGGCGTTCGCAGACGACTTTATCCATCGCAAAATGCCGGACGGATACCAAACCGTATTGGGTGCCGGCGGAATGCGGCTCTCGGGAGGTCAGATGCAGCGGATCGCGCTGGCTCGAGCGTTCTTGCGCGACCCCGACATTTTGATTCTGGACGAAGCCACTAGCCAGATCGATTTAGAATCCGAGCAACTGATTCACCAAGCGCTTGCGAAGTTCTTGATCGACCGAACCGGCGTCATGATCACTCACCGACCGACCAGCCTAGCGATGGCTGATCGGATCGTGGTTATCGATGGCGGCCTTGTTGCCGATGAAGGACAACATGGCGACGTACTGAAGCGAAACCGCTTCTATCAAAGCCTCTGCGGAACCGAGTTCCGCAAGAGCGCTTGA